The genomic window GGACCACCTCCGCGCCGAGCTTCCGGGCGAGACCCAGGCCACGCGTGAGGAAATCCTGCTCCGTCTCGCCAAGCGGATGCGTCCCCTCCACCCACACCGCCAGCCATGGACAACCGTGCCTTCCGGACGCGCGGCGGGTCCAGCGGATCAGGCTTTCCGAGTAGGGGGTCGGCCCCACGCCGACCATCAGCCGCGCGTTCGTCTTCCAAGGACCGCTCACCCGCCGCGCCCTGCGGATATCTTCAAGATCGCGGTCCACCCGTTCGGCGGTGAAGCGCAACGCGAGCTCGCGCAATGCGGTCAGGTTTCCCTCGCGGAAAAATCCTTCGGCGGCGGCCTGGGCACGCTCGCCCATGTAAACCTTGCCCTCGCCCATGCGCACCATGAGTTTCTCCACGCTGAGATCCACGAGCTGGATCTCGTGCGCGCGATCCAGCAGGGAATCCGGCACCGTCTCATGCACCGCCACCCCGGTGACCTGCCGCACGATGTCCACCTGGCTCTCGATGTGCTGGACGTTGAGCGTCGTGACGACATCGATGCCCGCGTCAAGCAGTTCCAGCACGTCCTGATAGCGTTTCAAATGCCGGCTGCCCGGCACGTTCGTGTGCGCGAGTTCGTCCACCAGCAGCAGGTCAGGCCTGCGCTGGATGGCGGTGTCCAGATCGAACTCCTCCAGCACATGACCGCCGTATAAAATCTTCTTCCGTGGCAGGAACGGCAACCCGTCCAACAACGCGGCGGTCTCCCTGCGGCCATGGGTTTCCACCACCCCCACGAGGACCTGCAGGCCGTCCTGCTGCCGCTGCCGCGCGAACAGGAGCATGGCGTAGGTCTTGCCGACGCCCGGACACATGCCGAGCAGGATGTAGAGGCGGCCGCTCTTCCGCTCGGTTTCCTCACGCCGCACCTGGGCGAGCAGCGCATCCGGATCGGGACGGTGATCGTTCATGGGGGCGGGGCTTGGAAATATGGCGAAACACCGCCTGCAACGGCTTCATCACGCGATCCCGGCATACCATGGCAGAAGCCGTTGTCTGAAGCCATCGCAGTCCTTGAAGCCTTCCGCAGTTCGCGCTTCAGCGTGCTCTTCCGTGTGGAAAACGGGAGCTTGTGAAAGAGCAGGCTGAAGCTTGAACTCCGGACGGCGTTTTTGAAATCCACCGTACCCGTTTGATGCGGCGACGGCTTCACGCAAGCCGCATGCCGAGGCGGCTTCGCTTCAGGATCCATCAGATCCCATTCATTTGTGCCCATCCTGGCCATCTGCGTTTGAATAAAAACCTGTGATCAGAGAAAGATCAAACCGACCGATCCTGTTCCTATTTTCCAATGGAGTCGAGTGAGAGATTCAGGCGCGGAAGATCGATCCTCTCGCCACCCACCGCCCGGTAGGGATGGGATTCCGCCATCCGGTCGATGAGCAGTTCCAACTTGCGCACCGCCTCGGAATCAAGCTTCCGTTCGCCCGCGATGCGTGACACCTGTGCCATGGCATCCGTCACGCTGATCCATGAACCAGCCGTTTCAACTCCCCCGCCGGCCACCGGGTTGAAATACCGTGGCCCGGAAAGCCTTTCACCCAGCAATGCCTCCGCGATCGCCGCCTCTTCACCAGGGCTGACGACGCGGACGTCCTGCCGCTTCAGGTATGCCACGACGCAGACAACAGCCAGAAATACGGCCGCTCCCACCGTGATGATCCATCGCCATGCGTTCGGTTTCACGGTGCGGACGGGGAAATCGCGTTCAACGCGAGGTTCAGCTTCACCACGTTCACACCATCCTCACCGAGGAATCCGAGCGTCGCGCGGTCGGTGTTCGCGGAGACCAATTCCCTCACCTTTTCCACCGGCAACCCGCGGGCCCTGGCGACGCGGTCGGTTTGCAACGCGGCATTCGCGGGACTGATGTGGGGGTCCAGTCCGCTGGCCGAGGCGGTCACGGCATCCGCGGGCACCCCGGCATTTCCATCCAGGCCGTTGGTGGCCCGATAGGCGGCGACGCGCTCCTTGATCTGATCAGCGAGCTTCCGCGAGGTGGGTCCCAGGTTGCTGCCGCTGGAGCCTGCCGCGTCATAACCAGCAGCACCGGCGGCGGACGGGCGCGGGTGGAAATAGCCGGCGCCGCTGAAGTTCTGCCCAAGCAGCTCCGAGCCGACAACCTTTCCATTCCCATCAACGATGAGACTGCCATCGGCTTTTTTCGCGAATGCCAGCTTGGAAATACCGGTGACGGCCAGTGGGTAGAATCCGCAGCACACCACTCCGAAAACAAGGGTGGAAACGACGGCGGGACGAATGACGGAAAACAGATTTTTCATATCAGGCGAGGTTGAGGTTGGTGATGACGAGATCGATGGCCTTGATGCCGATGAAGGGGACGACCAGTCCGCCGAGTCCGTAGACCAGCAGGTTCCGGCGGAGGACCTCGATGGCTCCGAGCGGCTTGTAGGGTACGCCTTTCAGCGCCAGCGGGATGAGGGCGACAATGACGAGCGCGTTGAAGATGATCGCGCTGAGGATGGCGCTCTGGGGCGAACCGAGTTTCATGATGTTCAGCGCGGACATCGCCGGGAAGGTCACCATCAGCATCGCCGGGATGATGGCGAAGTACTTGGCCACATCATTCGCGATGGAAAATGTCGTGAGGGAGCCACGGGTCATCAGGAGTTGCTTGCCGATTTCCACGATCTCGATGAGCTTGGTCGGATTGCTGTCGAGGTCCACCATGTTGCCGGCCTCGCGGGCGGCCTGGGTGCCGGTGTTCATGGCCACCCCCACATCCGCCTGGGCCAGCGCGGGCGCGTCGTTCGTGCCATCCCCCGTCATGGCCACGAGGTGTCCGGCGGCCTGTTCCTCGCGGATGCGTTTCAATTTGTCCTCCGGAGTGGCCTGGGCCATGAAGTCGTCCACCCCCGCCTCGGCGGCGATGGCGGCGGCGGTCATCGGATTGTCCCCCGTGATCATCACGGTGCGGATGCCCATTTTCCGGAGCTGGGCGAAGCGTTCCTTGATGCCACCCTTCACCACATCCTTGAGTTCCACGATCCCGAGCACCTTCCGCCCGTCCGCCACCACAAGCGGCGTCCGTCCCGAGCGGGAGGCCGACTCCACCGCCTTCTCCACCTCCGGCGGATAAGTGCCGCCCTGTTGCTCCACCCATTGTTTCACCGAATCCGCCGCCCCCTTGCGCACGTGGCGGTCGTCGACGTCCACGCCGCTCATGCGGGTCTGGGCGGTGAACGGAACGAACGTGACATGCGGTTGCGCGACCTCCCGGGCGCGGAAATCAAACTTCTCCTTCGCCAGCACCACGATGCTGCGGCCCTCCGGTGTCTCGTCCGCCAGCGAGGCGAGCTGCGCGGCATCCGCGAGTTCCTTCTCGGAAACACCGGGCGCGGGCACGAAGTCGGAGGCCATGCGGTTGCCGATGGTGATGGTGCCGGTCTTGTCCAGCATCAGCACGTCGATGTCCCCCGCCGCCTCCACCGCCCTGCCGCTGGTGGCCATCACGTTCCGGCGGATCAGCCGGTCGATCCCGCTGATGCCGATGGCGCTCAGCAATCCTCCGATGGTCGTGGGAATGAGACACACCAGCAACGCCACCAGCACCGGGATGGTGAAGGAAATCCCCGCATAGGTTCCGAAAGGCTTCAACGTCACCACGACGAGCAGGAAGATGAGCGTCAGCGCGGAAAGCAGGATCGTGAGGGCGATCTCGT from Luteolibacter yonseiensis includes these protein-coding regions:
- the kdpC gene encoding K(+)-transporting ATPase subunit C, with amino-acid sequence MKNLFSVIRPAVVSTLVFGVVCCGFYPLAVTGISKLAFAKKADGSLIVDGNGKVVGSELLGQNFSGAGYFHPRPSAAGAAGYDAAGSSGSNLGPTSRKLADQIKERVAAYRATNGLDGNAGVPADAVTASASGLDPHISPANAALQTDRVARARGLPVEKVRELVSANTDRATLGFLGEDGVNVVKLNLALNAISPSAP
- the kdpB gene encoding potassium-transporting ATPase subunit KdpB, whose translation is MSHSTPSLFDKSIIAPAVGGAFRKLDPRLMIKNPVMFVTLVGAALTTVAVFTSHTDRGFVIQLAVWLWFTVLFANFAEAVAEGRGKAQADSLRKARKDTMARRIKGDKEEKVAAALLEKDDLVVCETGDIIPADGDVVQGIASVDEAAITGESAPVIRESGGDRSAVTGGTRVISDRIVIRITSEKGNTFLDRMISMVEGAKRQKTPNEIALTILLSALTLIFLLVVVTLKPFGTYAGISFTIPVLVALLVCLIPTTIGGLLSAIGISGIDRLIRRNVMATSGRAVEAAGDIDVLMLDKTGTITIGNRMASDFVPAPGVSEKELADAAQLASLADETPEGRSIVVLAKEKFDFRAREVAQPHVTFVPFTAQTRMSGVDVDDRHVRKGAADSVKQWVEQQGGTYPPEVEKAVESASRSGRTPLVVADGRKVLGIVELKDVVKGGIKERFAQLRKMGIRTVMITGDNPMTAAAIAAEAGVDDFMAQATPEDKLKRIREEQAAGHLVAMTGDGTNDAPALAQADVGVAMNTGTQAAREAGNMVDLDSNPTKLIEIVEIGKQLLMTRGSLTTFSIANDVAKYFAIIPAMLMVTFPAMSALNIMKLGSPQSAILSAIIFNALVIVALIPLALKGVPYKPLGAIEVLRRNLLVYGLGGLVVPFIGIKAIDLVITNLNLA
- a CDS encoding potassium-transporting ATPase subunit C, with product MKPNAWRWIITVGAAVFLAVVCVVAYLKRQDVRVVSPGEEAAIAEALLGERLSGPRYFNPVAGGGVETAGSWISVTDAMAQVSRIAGERKLDSEAVRKLELLIDRMAESHPYRAVGGERIDLPRLNLSLDSIGK